A stretch of the Nicotiana tabacum cultivar K326 chromosome 6, ASM71507v2, whole genome shotgun sequence genome encodes the following:
- the LOC107773469 gene encoding type IV inositol polyphosphate 5-phosphatase 9-like isoform X2, producing MWLTLAANKILEDRVNDQDSPADSETSESLAEIQNFTLFVSSWNVGGITPPAELNMEDLLDTRNELADIYVLGFQEIVPLNAGNIMVTENTSISMQWNSLIRAALNKTTIGHQKAEVGESQKVYPLKRENNSTHFDCIISKQMVGIFITIWARTPLLPYIRHTSVSSVGCGIFGCLGNKGSVSVRFCLHETSFCFVCCHLASGGKEGDKRERNANASQILSRTRFPSDPFHCLPSKILQHEVIWLGDLNYRIYLPEPTTRSLVNDQQWSTLLQNDQLKAELREGCTFEGWNEEEIEFPPTYKYNLDSDDYYGCNDQNGKKGKSRTPAWCDRIIWFGKGLKQRQYNRSECKLSDHRPVRAIFTAEVKVQCQSTEASENLVKMFDNL from the exons ATGTGGCTTACTTTAGCAGCTAACAAGATCCTAGAGGACAGAGTCAACGATCAAGACTCACCAGCTGATTCTGAAACGTCAGAATCTTTAGCTGAGATTCAAAATTTCAC ATTATTTGTTAGCTCATGGAATGTTGGAGGCATTACACCACCTGCCGAATTAAACATGGAAGACTTGCTCGACACTCGAAATGAGTTGGCTGACATCTATGTTCTCGG GTTTCAAGAAATCGTACCTCTGAATGCTGGAAATATTATGGTGACAGAGAATACAAGCATATCCATGCAATGGAATTCTCTTATTAGAGCAGCTCTCAACAAGACTACTATTGGTCATCAGAAGGCAGAGGTGGGCGAAAGTCAAAAGGTTTACCCACTAAAGAGAGAGAATAATTCAACACATTTTGACTGCATAATTAGCAAACAAATGGTAGGAATTTTTATTACCATATGGGCAAGGACTCCCCTGCTTCCCTATATCAGACATACAAGTGTCTCCTCTGTAGGCTGTGGTATCTTCGGCTGTCTTGGCAACAAG GGTTCAGTTTCGGTGAGATTTTGCTTGCACGAAACAAGCTTCTGCTTTGTGTGTTGTCATTTGGCTTCTGGTGGAAAAGAAGGGGACAAGAGAGAGCGAAATGCAAATGCCTCCCAAATACTATCGCGCACTAGATTTCCTTCTGATCCATTTCACTGTTTACCCAGCAAAATTTTACAGCACGA GGTGATTTGGCTTGGCGACCTGAATTACAGGATTTACTTACCAGAACCCACAACTAGATCTTTAGTCAATGACCAGCAATGGAGCACATTATTACAAAACGATCAG CTTAAGGCTGAACTAAGAGAAGGCTGTACCTTTGAGGGATGGAATGAGGAAGAAATCGAGTTTccaccgacatataaatataacTTAGATTCTGATGATTATTATGGCTGCAATGATCAGAATggaaaaaagggaaagagtcGAACCCCAGCTTG GTGTGATCGGATAATATGGTTTGGGAAAGGACTGAAGCAAAGGCAGTATAATAGAAGTGAGTGTAAACTATCGGACCACAGACCAGTACGAGCAATTTTCACAGCAGAGGTCAAGGTTCAATGTCAATCTACAGAGGCTTCAGAAAATTTGGTCAAAATGTTTGATAACTTGTGA
- the LOC107777693 gene encoding purple acid phosphatase 17 — translation MASFYKKSKVLFLLVVISFLISCSNATGLKKFEHPTKGNGNLRFLVIGDWGRKGDYNQSAVALQMGRIGEELDIDFVVSTGDNFYDNGLTGEDDPNFLESFTNVYTAKSLQKQWYSVLGNHDYRGDAVAQLSPYLRKIDSRWICLRSFLINAEIAEIFLVDTTPFVKEYFVETEHTYDWRNVMPQKTYTENVLKDLENALSESTAKWKIVVGHHAIRSVGHHGDTNELVDRLLPILRAYDVDLYMNGHDHCLEHISDSESPIQFLTSGAGSKAWRGDVKSLNREGVNFFYDGQGFMSVQITPTHVEIELYDVFGKVIHKWSRPKQLLHTAI, via the exons ATGGCTAGTTTTTATAAGAAATCTAAGGTTCTGTTCCTTTTGGTGGTTATTAGTTTTTTGATTTCTTGTTCTAATGCAACTGGACTTAAGAAATTTGAACACCCAACTAAAGGTAATGGCAATCTTCGATTCTTGGTTATTGGTGACTGGGGACGTAAAGGCGATTATAATCAATCTGCTGTTGCTCTCCAG ATGGGAAGAATAGGAGAGGAACTAGACATAGATTTTGTAGTTTCAACAGGTGACAATTTTTATGATAATGGATTAACAGGGGAAGATGATCCAAATTTTCTAGAATCTTTTACCAATGTTTACACAGCAAAGAGCTTGCAAAAGCAATGGTATTCAG TATTAGGTAACCATGATTACAGGGGAGATGCAGTAGCACAACTTAGTCCTTACCTTAGGAAAATTGACAGTAGATGGATTTGTTTGAGATCTTTCTTGATCAATGCAG AAATTGCTGAAATATTCTTGGTGGATACAACTCCATTCGTGAAAGAGTATTTTGTGGAAACAGAACATACTTACGATTGGCGTAATGTGATGCCTCAAAAAACATATACAGAAAACGTATTAAAA GATCTCGAGAATGCATTAAGTGAATCAACAGCAAAATGGAAAATAGTAGTGGGACATCATGCCATTAGAAGTGTAGGACATCATGGTGATACTAATGAACTTGTGGACCGTCTTCTGCCTATCCTTAGG GCATATGATGTAGATCTATACATGAATGGGCACGATCATTGCCTTGAACACATCAGTGATAGCGAAAG CCCCATCCAATTTTTGACGAGTGGAGCAGGATCAAAGGCATGGAGGGGAGATGTGAAATCCTTAAACAGAGAAGGAGTGAATTTCTTCTATGATGGACAAGGTTTCATGTCTGTCCAAATAACACCAACTCACGTAGAGATCGagttgtatgatgtttttggcaAAGTTATACATAAATGGAGTAGGCCTAAGCAACTGCTTCACACGGCTATTTAG
- the LOC107777694 gene encoding uncharacterized protein LOC107777694 has translation MICLTSHKLCIPPRIESHFGTYINTKRNLRLINSGNFHKYLSELKSLTTFGIKRRTTSTTMAVEIAKANEATLILTSGASGRISALFSLCVLRSLFLLINAFVLLLLLPFRGRRRMTSPAASGSQEKTGKEEKATALERKGPVVRVPSKMVPRKSAVEQEVAARRSLAIRRVLQDDDKETLREFSLFVTSRGDTMFTQSWTPVSFKPRGLVFLLHGLNEHSGRYNDFAKKLNANGYKVYGMDWIGHGGSDGLHAYVPSLDDAVNDMKHFLSKVLAENPGLPCFCFGHSTGAAIVLKAALDPKVESRIAGVVLTSPAVGVQPAHPIFTVLAPIVSFLMPRYQFSAANKRGAVVSRDPAALLAKYSDPLVFTGSIRVRTGYEILRITAYLQQNLSKLTVPFLVLHGSDDAVTDPEGSKKLYEEASSTDKSIKLYQGLLHDLLFEPEREEVMKDVIDWLNQRLLNC, from the exons ATGATTTGCTTGACAAGTCATAAGTTGTGTATACCTCCACGAATTGAATCACATTTCGGAACCTATATTAACACTAAACGAAATTTGAGATTAATTAATTCTGGGAATTTTCATAAATATTTATCCGAGTTGAAATCGTTGACGACGTTTGGGATAAAAAGAAGGACGACATCAACAACAATGGCGGTCGAAATAGCGAAAGCAAACGAAGCGACGTTAATATTGACGTCAGGTGCAAGCGGGAGAATCAGCGCACTATTTTCGTTGTGCGTATTGAGAAGTTTGTTCCTTTTGATAAATGCTTtcgtgttgttattgttgttgccatTTCGTGGACGGAGGAGGATGACGTCGCCGGCGGCGTCGGGGTCGCAGGAGAAGACCGGGAAGGAGGAAAAAGCGACGGCGTTGGAAAGGAAGGGTCCGGTGGTTCGAGTGCCGTCGAAAATGGTGCCGCGGAAGAGCGCGGTGGAGCAGGAGGTGGCGGCGAGACGATCGCTGGCGATAAGGAGAGTGCTTCAGGATGATGATAAAGAGACGCTGAGGGAATTTTCGCTGTTTGTTACGTCAAGAGGAGACACCATGTTCACGCAATCATGGACACCTGTTTCCTTCAAACCCAG GGGTTTGGTTTTCTTGTTGCATGGCCTCAATGAACACAG CGGCCGGTATAATGATTTCGCCAAGAAGCTAAATGCAAATGGCTATAAAGTTTATGGAATGGACTGGATTG GACATGGTGGAAGTGATGGACTGCACGCTTATGTCCCTTCTCTTGATGATGCTGTCAATGACATG AAACACTTTCTCTCGAAGGTTTTAGCTGAAAATCCTGGACTTCCGTGTTTTTGCTTTGGACATTCGACTGGTGCAGCTATAGTCCTTAAG GCAGCACTTGATCCAAAGGTAGAATCTAGGATTGCTGGCGTTGTATTAACTTCACCTGCTGTAGGAGTTCAACCAGCTCATCCAATTTTCACA GTACTTGCTCCAATTGTCTCATTCCTAATGCCAAGATACCAGTTCAGTGCAGCAAACAAAAGGGGTGCCGTAGTATCTAGGGATCCGGCAGCATTACTGGCCAAGTATTCAGATCCACTAGTATTCACTGGATCCATTAGGGTACGAACAGGTTATGAGATTCTTCGGATAACTGCTTACTTGCAACAGAATCTGAGCAAGTTGACAGTACCATTCCTAGTTCTTCATGGCTCTGATGATGCGGTCACTGACCCGGAAGGTTCTAAGAAACTCTACGAAGAGGCTTCTTCAACTGATAAAAGTATCAAACTGTATCAAGGGTTGCTGCATGACCTGCTTTTCGAGCCGGAAAGAGAAGAAGTAATGAAGGACGTAATTGACTGGTTGAACCAAAGATTGCTGAATTGTTAA
- the LOC107773469 gene encoding type IV inositol polyphosphate 5-phosphatase 9-like isoform X1, which yields MWLTLAANKILEDRVNDQDSPADSETSESLAEIQNFTLFVSSWNVGGITPPAELNMEDLLDTRNELADIYVLGFQEIVPLNAGNIMVTENTSISMQWNSLIRAALNKTTIGHQKAEVGESQKVYPLKRENNSTHFDCIISKQMVGIFITIWARTPLLPYIRHTSVSSVGCGIFGCLGNKGSVSVRFCLHETSFCFVCCHLASGGKEGDKRERNANASQILSRTRFPSDPFHCLPSKILQHDRVIWLGDLNYRIYLPEPTTRSLVNDQQWSTLLQNDQLKAELREGCTFEGWNEEEIEFPPTYKYNLDSDDYYGCNDQNGKKGKSRTPAWCDRIIWFGKGLKQRQYNRSECKLSDHRPVRAIFTAEVKVQCQSTEASENLVKMFDNL from the exons ATGTGGCTTACTTTAGCAGCTAACAAGATCCTAGAGGACAGAGTCAACGATCAAGACTCACCAGCTGATTCTGAAACGTCAGAATCTTTAGCTGAGATTCAAAATTTCAC ATTATTTGTTAGCTCATGGAATGTTGGAGGCATTACACCACCTGCCGAATTAAACATGGAAGACTTGCTCGACACTCGAAATGAGTTGGCTGACATCTATGTTCTCGG GTTTCAAGAAATCGTACCTCTGAATGCTGGAAATATTATGGTGACAGAGAATACAAGCATATCCATGCAATGGAATTCTCTTATTAGAGCAGCTCTCAACAAGACTACTATTGGTCATCAGAAGGCAGAGGTGGGCGAAAGTCAAAAGGTTTACCCACTAAAGAGAGAGAATAATTCAACACATTTTGACTGCATAATTAGCAAACAAATGGTAGGAATTTTTATTACCATATGGGCAAGGACTCCCCTGCTTCCCTATATCAGACATACAAGTGTCTCCTCTGTAGGCTGTGGTATCTTCGGCTGTCTTGGCAACAAG GGTTCAGTTTCGGTGAGATTTTGCTTGCACGAAACAAGCTTCTGCTTTGTGTGTTGTCATTTGGCTTCTGGTGGAAAAGAAGGGGACAAGAGAGAGCGAAATGCAAATGCCTCCCAAATACTATCGCGCACTAGATTTCCTTCTGATCCATTTCACTGTTTACCCAGCAAAATTTTACAGCACGA CAGGGTGATTTGGCTTGGCGACCTGAATTACAGGATTTACTTACCAGAACCCACAACTAGATCTTTAGTCAATGACCAGCAATGGAGCACATTATTACAAAACGATCAG CTTAAGGCTGAACTAAGAGAAGGCTGTACCTTTGAGGGATGGAATGAGGAAGAAATCGAGTTTccaccgacatataaatataacTTAGATTCTGATGATTATTATGGCTGCAATGATCAGAATggaaaaaagggaaagagtcGAACCCCAGCTTG GTGTGATCGGATAATATGGTTTGGGAAAGGACTGAAGCAAAGGCAGTATAATAGAAGTGAGTGTAAACTATCGGACCACAGACCAGTACGAGCAATTTTCACAGCAGAGGTCAAGGTTCAATGTCAATCTACAGAGGCTTCAGAAAATTTGGTCAAAATGTTTGATAACTTGTGA